The following are from one region of the Nocardia terpenica genome:
- the hutI gene encoding imidazolonepropionase — MTTVITGIGELTTNTEEWGTLRDAALILEGDVVRWIGPAAQAPAADRRVDAEGRAALPGWVDSHTHLVFAGDRTAEFGARMAGEPYSAGGILTTVEATRAASDTDLATTLRRLRYEALRQGTTYLETKTGYGLTVADEKRCAALASEVADEVTFLGAHVVPPELSADEYVDLVCGPMLDAVAGHVRWIDVFCETGAFDEQQSARVLAAGRARGLGLRVHGNQLGSGPGVRLAVRHGAASVDHCTYLTDTDIEALAASTTVATLLPACDLSTRQPLAPARRLLDAGARIALATNANPGSSYTTSMAYCIATAVLQMKLSVSEAIWAATAGGALALGRDLNAEGAVGVLRPDARADVHILDAPSTVHLAYRPGIPLTWAVWQRGEQVV; from the coding sequence GTGACAACCGTCATCACCGGCATCGGCGAACTCACCACCAACACCGAGGAATGGGGCACCCTGCGCGATGCCGCGCTGATCCTCGAGGGCGACGTGGTGCGCTGGATCGGCCCGGCCGCGCAAGCGCCCGCCGCGGACCGGCGCGTGGACGCCGAGGGCCGGGCGGCGCTCCCGGGCTGGGTGGACAGCCATACCCACCTGGTCTTCGCGGGCGACCGCACCGCGGAATTCGGCGCCCGCATGGCGGGTGAACCGTATTCCGCGGGCGGCATTCTCACCACGGTCGAGGCCACCCGCGCGGCCTCGGACACGGACCTGGCCACCACACTGCGGCGGCTCCGGTACGAGGCGCTGCGGCAGGGCACCACGTATCTGGAGACCAAGACCGGCTACGGGCTTACGGTGGCCGACGAGAAGCGTTGTGCCGCATTGGCGTCCGAGGTCGCCGACGAGGTCACATTCCTGGGCGCGCACGTGGTGCCGCCCGAGCTGTCCGCCGACGAGTACGTGGATCTGGTGTGCGGGCCGATGCTGGACGCCGTCGCCGGTCACGTCCGCTGGATCGATGTGTTCTGCGAGACAGGCGCTTTCGACGAGCAACAGTCCGCCCGCGTCCTCGCCGCCGGACGGGCGCGGGGGCTGGGGCTGCGCGTGCACGGCAACCAACTCGGCAGCGGCCCCGGCGTGCGGCTGGCCGTGCGGCACGGAGCCGCCAGCGTCGACCACTGCACCTACCTGACCGATACCGATATCGAGGCCCTGGCCGCGTCCACGACGGTGGCGACCCTGCTGCCCGCCTGCGACCTGTCGACCCGCCAGCCGCTGGCCCCCGCCCGCCGCCTCCTCGACGCGGGCGCGCGAATCGCCCTGGCCACCAATGCCAATCCCGGCAGCTCCTACACCACCTCGATGGCGTACTGCATAGCCACCGCGGTCCTGCAAATGAAACTGTCGGTCTCCGAGGCGATCTGGGCGGCCACCGCGGGCGGCGCACTGGCCCTGGGTCGAGACCTGAACGCCGAGGGCGCGGTTGGCGTGCTCCGCCCCGACGCCCGCGCCGACGTCCACATCCTCGACGCCCCCTCCACCGTCCACCTGGCCTACCGCCCCGGCATCCCACTCACCTGGGCGGTCTGGCAGCGCGGCGAACAGGTGGTCTGA
- a CDS encoding MFS transporter, with product MTSTATARRGGVLILLAIAQLIITVDYNIVFVALPAIARDLHFSGASGQWVISAFVVAYGGFVLLGGRLADLLGRRRMFVAGMAGFAASSLVGALAVAPWMLIAARAAQGVSAAVLFPAAQALINTLFEPGPQRNRAQAINGGVGAAGLSLGALLGGVLTSLFGWSAVFAVTVPIAGIAAVVAAFRLPPDVPSAARRGLDVPGAVFVTSAVLLLVGALVQGPDAGWGSMSVIACAAVGSVLLAVFVVVEMRTAAPLMRFGMLRNRFLSTAAVVMFLSQGLLSGLLYLLTIDLQDRHGYSALATGLAFLPFTVITMVSTRGAGRIVSRLGVRRTLLVGLALYALGTAVLAAGLMPNAGYAAVLPGLALAALGSGLTWVGQFAAAATDIDGSEQGIAAGTANTARNVGSAVGLAVLTAIAAAAHDIQAAMYVAAVLPLLGIPAVAIGLRKSSARPAPLLAPSGSRP from the coding sequence ATGACATCGACGGCCACGGCGCGCCGCGGCGGTGTGCTGATACTGCTGGCGATTGCCCAGTTGATCATTACCGTCGACTACAACATCGTGTTCGTCGCGCTGCCCGCCATCGCCCGCGACCTGCACTTCTCCGGGGCGTCCGGGCAGTGGGTGATCAGCGCGTTCGTGGTGGCCTACGGCGGTTTCGTGCTGCTGGGCGGCCGCCTGGCCGATCTGTTGGGGCGGCGGCGCATGTTCGTGGCCGGTATGGCGGGGTTCGCGGCGTCCTCGCTGGTCGGTGCGCTGGCGGTGGCGCCGTGGATGCTGATCGCGGCCCGGGCCGCGCAGGGGGTGAGTGCGGCGGTGCTGTTTCCGGCGGCGCAGGCGTTGATCAACACGCTGTTCGAGCCTGGGCCGCAACGGAATCGGGCACAGGCGATCAATGGTGGCGTCGGGGCGGCCGGGCTGTCGCTCGGGGCGCTGCTGGGCGGGGTGCTCACCAGCCTGTTCGGCTGGTCGGCGGTCTTCGCGGTCACCGTGCCGATCGCTGGTATTGCCGCGGTGGTCGCCGCATTCCGCCTGCCGCCGGATGTCCCGTCCGCCGCGCGGCGCGGATTGGATGTTCCCGGTGCGGTATTCGTGACGTCGGCCGTGCTGCTGCTGGTCGGCGCGCTGGTGCAGGGACCGGATGCCGGATGGGGCTCGATGTCTGTAATAGCCTGTGCCGCAGTGGGATCGGTGCTGCTCGCGGTTTTCGTGGTAGTCGAAATGCGCACTGCCGCACCCCTGATGCGATTTGGCATGCTCCGCAACAGGTTTCTGTCGACCGCCGCGGTGGTGATGTTCCTGTCGCAGGGATTGCTGAGTGGACTGCTCTACCTGCTCACGATCGATCTACAGGATCGGCACGGATACTCCGCTCTGGCAACGGGATTGGCGTTCCTGCCGTTCACCGTGATCACCATGGTCAGCACCCGCGGTGCGGGGCGGATCGTGTCGCGGCTCGGGGTCCGGCGCACCTTGCTCGTCGGCCTGGCGTTGTATGCGCTCGGTACCGCCGTGCTGGCGGCGGGCCTGATGCCGAATGCGGGGTACGCGGCGGTGCTGCCCGGCCTGGCCCTCGCCGCGCTCGGCAGCGGGCTCACCTGGGTGGGCCAATTCGCCGCCGCCGCAACCGATATCGACGGCAGTGAGCAGGGTATCGCCGCCGGAACGGCCAATACCGCCCGCAATGTGGGCAGTGCCGTCGGGCTGGCGGTTCTCACCGCGATCGCGGCGGCCGCCCACGACATCCAGGCCGCGATGTATGTGGCCGCCGTGCTGCCACTGCTCGGAATTCCGGCCGTTGCGATCGGCCTCCGCAAATCCTCGGCTCGGCCCGCTCCGCTGCTCGCGCCATCGGGCTCGCGACCGTAG
- a CDS encoding nitroreductase/quinone reductase family protein produces the protein MRANAGYAAWSSDADFAAGRPIPPRMPGFGERGMPLILVHHYGGSPQHPAWCRNLMANPRVTVEVGTQTVQAVARLTEGAERERIWAKEIALVPKFAEFEAAAGRQIPVVVLERIRE, from the coding sequence GTGCGGGCCAATGCCGGGTACGCGGCGTGGAGCAGCGACGCCGATTTCGCTGCGGGCCGCCCGATTCCGCCCCGGATGCCCGGCTTCGGCGAGCGGGGCATGCCGCTCATCCTGGTGCACCACTATGGCGGCAGCCCGCAGCACCCGGCGTGGTGTCGCAATCTTATGGCGAATCCTCGGGTTACGGTCGAGGTGGGCACGCAGACGGTGCAGGCCGTGGCCCGGCTCACCGAAGGCGCTGAGCGCGAGCGGATTTGGGCGAAAGAGATAGCGCTCGTCCCGAAGTTCGCCGAATTCGAAGCCGCCGCAGGCAGACAGATCCCGGTCGTCGTACTGGAGCGCATCCGCGAATAA
- a CDS encoding intradiol ring-cleavage dioxygenase, with the protein MHGFYIFVMNVQQPRSNRRRVLGVIGTAGISAVAASVMGRASSTARTAESTCSTILSPEEIEGPYFVDNEPVRSDIAEGKPGLPLNLRMTLIDVGSCLPMVNAMVAVWHCDAMGFYSNFTDQSPNGPDGPPLPPPPDDGTFMRGVQFTGNDGTVSFRTVFPGWYYGRAVHIHIKVKANGGSNYLHTGQLYFSEPLTEQVTTLAPYNQHNYRRWHNEEDDVYTQQDGADSILTVSQINPNSLPTGLNATINLGIQPM; encoded by the coding sequence ATGCACGGTTTCTATATTTTTGTTATGAACGTACAACAACCTCGGTCGAACAGACGACGAGTTCTCGGAGTGATTGGTACCGCGGGGATCTCCGCGGTCGCCGCGTCGGTGATGGGTAGGGCCTCCTCTACCGCCCGGACCGCCGAGTCGACCTGTTCGACAATACTTTCGCCGGAAGAAATCGAAGGTCCGTACTTCGTCGACAACGAACCGGTGCGGAGCGACATCGCCGAGGGCAAGCCGGGTCTTCCGCTGAACCTGCGGATGACATTGATCGACGTCGGGTCGTGCTTGCCGATGGTCAATGCCATGGTGGCGGTCTGGCACTGCGACGCCATGGGCTTCTACTCCAATTTCACCGATCAGTCGCCCAACGGTCCGGACGGACCGCCGCTCCCGCCGCCCCCGGACGACGGAACCTTCATGCGCGGCGTGCAATTCACCGGCAACGACGGCACGGTGAGTTTTCGCACCGTGTTCCCCGGCTGGTATTACGGCCGTGCCGTCCACATCCATATCAAGGTAAAAGCCAACGGAGGCAGCAACTATCTCCACACCGGCCAGCTGTACTTCAGCGAGCCGCTCACCGAACAGGTCACCACCCTCGCCCCGTACAACCAGCACAACTACCGGCGCTGGCACAACGAGGAAGACGACGTCTACACCCAACAGGACGGCGCCGACTCAATCCTGACCGTCTCCCAGATAAACCCGAACTCCCTCCCCACCGGCCTCAACGCCACAATCAACCTCGGCATCCAGCCCATGTAA
- a CDS encoding methyltransferase domain-containing protein yields the protein MTHAAYDEIAEWYERTFLAGRRVQRDGGDPLGIVRALEEWLGGGVGPCLDIGCGTGVFAARIRELGWEPVGVDLSGGMLRYAVNRLPVVRKVRATHLPLPRLLRIFVDNGLVLDDFVEGGVPIPTMLAVQAHRSCSITFATDDMSVSLME from the coding sequence ATGACACATGCCGCGTATGACGAGATCGCTGAATGGTATGAGCGCACGTTTCTTGCTGGTCGACGGGTGCAGCGGGATGGTGGGGACCCGCTGGGAATTGTGCGTGCGCTCGAGGAGTGGTTGGGGGGTGGGGTTGGGCCGTGTCTGGATATCGGTTGTGGCACTGGGGTTTTTGCCGCACGGATACGTGAGTTGGGGTGGGAGCCTGTCGGGGTTGATCTGTCCGGTGGGATGTTGCGGTATGCGGTGAATCGTCTGCCCGTGGTTCGGAAGGTGCGGGCTACCCATCTGCCCTTGCCCCGGCTGCTCCGGATCTTCGTCGACAATGGGCTTGTACTCGACGATTTCGTCGAAGGTGGCGTCCCGATTCCCACCATGCTGGCCGTGCAGGCTCACCGCAGCTGTTCGATCACCTTTGCGACCGATGACATGTCGGTTTCGTTGATGGAGTAG
- a CDS encoding formimidoylglutamate deiminase, which translates to MTATYWCRRAWLPGGVAEGVRIDIEGGVIDSVEIGVKPSGTVLSGMVVPGFANTHSHAFHRALRGRTHDDRGSFWTWRERMYAVAGKLEPDSYYRLARAVYAEMVGAGYTSVAEFHYLHHPGRGRRYADPNEFSHALVAAAEEVGIRLTLLDVCYVAGGFGKPTEVVQERFDDGDAEAWAQRFESFRPTGDLVRTGAAIHSVRAVPAEQLPIVVRAAADRPLHVHLSEQPRENEECLAYYGCTPTGLLSAAEALTPQTVAVHATHLTPEDIAALRGCWAALCPSTEADLADGIGPGRALADAGVRLCLGSDGHSIVDPWFEARALELHERLASGRRGRFDVAELHTAATAHEASGWPEVGALAVGAAADLVHVDTASPRTAGSDGPGILYAATASDITDVMIAGRWVVRDRVHRTVPDVAEALDREIGALWH; encoded by the coding sequence ATGACGGCGACCTATTGGTGCAGGCGGGCGTGGTTGCCCGGAGGCGTTGCCGAAGGCGTGCGGATCGATATCGAGGGCGGGGTCATCGATTCGGTCGAGATCGGCGTGAAACCCAGCGGCACGGTGCTTTCCGGGATGGTCGTGCCCGGATTCGCCAATACCCATTCGCACGCCTTCCACCGTGCGCTGCGGGGGCGGACGCACGATGACCGGGGGAGCTTCTGGACCTGGCGGGAGCGAATGTATGCCGTCGCGGGGAAGCTGGAGCCGGACTCGTATTATCGGCTCGCGCGGGCGGTATACGCCGAGATGGTGGGCGCCGGGTACACCAGCGTGGCCGAGTTCCACTACCTGCACCATCCGGGGCGAGGGCGGCGGTACGCGGATCCCAACGAATTCTCCCACGCCCTGGTCGCGGCGGCCGAGGAGGTCGGGATTCGGCTGACGCTGCTCGATGTCTGTTATGTGGCAGGCGGTTTCGGGAAGCCGACCGAGGTCGTGCAGGAGCGGTTCGACGACGGCGATGCCGAGGCATGGGCGCAACGATTCGAATCATTCCGCCCCACCGGCGATCTCGTGCGCACCGGGGCCGCGATCCACTCGGTGCGGGCGGTCCCGGCCGAGCAGCTACCGATCGTGGTGCGCGCCGCGGCCGATCGGCCGCTGCACGTGCACCTGTCCGAGCAGCCGCGCGAGAACGAGGAGTGCCTGGCCTACTACGGCTGCACGCCCACCGGATTGCTCTCCGCCGCAGAGGCTTTGACGCCGCAGACGGTCGCCGTGCACGCCACGCACCTCACCCCCGAGGACATTGCCGCGCTGCGCGGCTGCTGGGCCGCACTGTGCCCGAGCACCGAGGCGGACCTGGCCGACGGCATCGGCCCCGGCCGCGCCCTCGCCGACGCCGGGGTCCGCCTGTGCCTCGGCAGCGACGGCCACTCGATCGTCGACCCCTGGTTCGAGGCCCGCGCCCTGGAACTACACGAACGGCTGGCCAGCGGGCGGCGTGGCCGCTTCGATGTCGCCGAATTGCACACCGCCGCAACCGCGCACGAGGCATCCGGCTGGCCCGAGGTCGGCGCCCTCGCCGTGGGCGCGGCCGCCGACCTGGTGCACGTCGATACCGCCTCGCCGCGCACCGCCGGTTCCGACGGACCTGGGATCTTGTACGCGGCAACGGCTTCCGATATCACCGATGTGATGATCGCGGGCCGCTGGGTGGTTCGCGACCGCGTACACCGGACCGTTCCCGACGTAGCCGAAGCACTGGACCGCGAGATCGGAGCACTGTGGCACTGA
- a CDS encoding ArsR/SmtB family transcription factor — protein sequence MTDRGVGPDDPKSEAAAVVLDAKGLRALAHPVRVQAVGLLRKYGPSTATRLAERLGVNSGTASYHLRQLGAAGFVEEDTERGNARERWWRPVYQRTQLDAAEMAERDPEAVLAFLQTIAAIHNLSAQRTLNEFQTMPREWRDSFDMSDYVLWLTPTETIALRAELGEVIARYRQESLETAADTPEGAERVSLVVHILPELDVRAASEAGPRKASGLMGQED from the coding sequence ATGACTGATAGGGGCGTGGGTCCGGATGATCCGAAATCCGAAGCGGCAGCGGTTGTTCTGGATGCCAAGGGGTTGCGCGCGTTGGCGCATCCGGTCCGCGTGCAGGCGGTGGGGTTGCTGCGGAAGTACGGTCCTTCGACGGCTACCCGCCTCGCCGAACGGCTCGGCGTCAATTCCGGTACGGCCAGCTACCACCTACGTCAGCTCGGCGCGGCGGGTTTCGTCGAGGAGGACACCGAGCGCGGCAATGCGCGTGAGCGCTGGTGGCGTCCGGTTTATCAGAGGACGCAGCTCGACGCCGCCGAGATGGCCGAGCGAGATCCCGAGGCCGTCCTCGCCTTCCTCCAAACCATCGCCGCCATCCACAACCTCAGCGCTCAACGCACGCTGAACGAGTTCCAGACCATGCCCCGCGAATGGCGGGACAGCTTCGATATGAGCGACTATGTCCTGTGGCTCACACCCACGGAAACCATCGCTCTGCGTGCGGAACTGGGGGAAGTCATCGCCCGCTACCGGCAGGAGTCGCTCGAAACGGCGGCCGACACCCCGGAGGGAGCCGAGCGAGTCAGCCTCGTCGTGCACATCCTCCCCGAACTCGATGTCCGCGCCGCCTCGGAGGCCGGTCCTCGGAAAGCGTCAGGGCTGATGGGCCAGGAGGATTGA
- a CDS encoding TetR/AcrR family transcriptional regulator, translating into MARPKKVQPDDAVEAAMQTFWSKGYAATSTADLIDSTGLGRGSLYHAFTSKHHLFEQALERYHARGENGQIRRLDGEGTAPQKIRRLMLEGVGRIAEDPERRGCLACNTVVELAGSDPAAVALARRSFTRLENALTDVLTAGQRAGEIRTDRPARVLATAVMSGYYGLLVLAKAAPDPRALEDTVDALIAGLC; encoded by the coding sequence ATGGCGCGTCCGAAGAAGGTTCAGCCCGATGACGCGGTCGAGGCGGCCATGCAGACGTTCTGGAGCAAGGGGTATGCCGCGACCTCGACCGCCGATCTCATCGACAGCACGGGGCTCGGGCGGGGCAGTCTCTATCACGCGTTCACCAGCAAGCATCATCTGTTCGAGCAGGCGCTCGAGCGGTATCACGCGCGGGGCGAGAACGGGCAGATCCGGCGGCTCGACGGGGAAGGGACTGCGCCGCAGAAGATTCGGCGTCTGATGCTGGAGGGCGTCGGACGGATCGCCGAGGACCCCGAGCGGCGCGGATGCCTGGCCTGCAATACCGTCGTCGAGCTGGCCGGGAGCGATCCGGCGGCGGTGGCGCTGGCGCGGCGCTCGTTCACCCGGCTCGAGAACGCCCTCACAGATGTGCTCACCGCGGGACAGCGGGCCGGGGAAATCCGCACCGATCGGCCCGCGCGGGTCCTGGCGACCGCGGTGATGAGCGGCTACTACGGGCTGCTCGTGCTGGCCAAGGCGGCTCCCGATCCGCGCGCCCTGGAGGACACGGTGGACGCGCTCATCGCCGGACTCTGCTGA
- a CDS encoding TIGR03621 family F420-dependent LLM class oxidoreductase produces the protein MEDRNALTPRPFRFAVGFSAAASRAEWRDKARRAEDLGFDVVQVPDHLGLTSPFPTVVAMAEATNRVQVGTMVLNAGFYRPALLARDVATVDQLTDGRFEFGLGAGPDFAKPEFEAAGLPFLGARQRIDYLSTTIAEIRALLTSDHQPPVHRHIPLLVAGRGDRLVRATAGHVDTLALAGVPVDSDIASEDEGTAALARRIDFVRAAAGSHFPNLELGLTIQAIDLGHNANLTLPRKFNPDLSDHQLRYLPGVLHGSPTTIADTLQHYRHTYNVTHYSINETDMSSVAKVIEQLR, from the coding sequence GTGGAAGATCGAAATGCGCTGACACCGCGTCCTTTTCGGTTCGCCGTCGGGTTCTCCGCCGCGGCCTCGCGCGCCGAGTGGCGGGACAAGGCACGACGGGCCGAAGACCTGGGCTTCGACGTGGTCCAGGTTCCCGACCACCTGGGCCTGACCTCCCCCTTCCCCACGGTGGTCGCCATGGCGGAGGCGACGAACCGCGTGCAGGTCGGAACCATGGTCCTGAACGCGGGCTTCTACCGGCCCGCCCTGCTGGCCCGCGACGTCGCCACCGTGGACCAACTCACCGACGGCCGATTCGAATTCGGCCTGGGCGCCGGACCGGATTTCGCGAAGCCCGAGTTCGAGGCCGCGGGCCTGCCCTTCCTCGGCGCCCGGCAGCGCATCGACTACCTGAGCACCACCATCGCCGAGATCCGAGCCCTGCTCACGAGCGACCATCAACCACCGGTCCACCGCCACATCCCACTCCTGGTGGCCGGACGCGGAGACCGCCTGGTGCGAGCGACCGCCGGACACGTCGACACCCTCGCCCTCGCCGGTGTCCCCGTCGATTCCGATATCGCCTCCGAAGACGAGGGCACCGCCGCCCTGGCCCGCCGCATCGATTTCGTCCGCGCCGCCGCAGGCTCCCATTTCCCCAACCTCGAACTGGGCCTGACAATCCAAGCAATAGACCTGGGCCACAACGCCAACCTCACCCTCCCCCGCAAATTCAACCCAGACCTCTCCGACCACCAACTCCGCTACCTCCCCGGCGTCCTACACGGCTCCCCCACCACCATCGCCGACACTCTCCAGCACTACCGCCACACCTACAACGTCACCCACTACTCCATCAACGAAACCGACATGTCATCGGTCGCAAAGGTGATCGAACAGCTGCGGTGA